In one Papio anubis isolate 15944 chromosome 11, Panubis1.0, whole genome shotgun sequence genomic region, the following are encoded:
- the LOC101022490 gene encoding 40S ribosomal protein S10, whose amino-acid sequence MLMPKKNRIAIYELLFKEGVMVAKKDVHMPKHPELADKNVPNLHVMKAMQSLKSRGYVKEQFAWRHFYWYLTNEGIQYLRDYLHLPPEIVPATLRRSRPETGRPRPKGLEGERPARLTRGEADRDTYRRSAVPPGADKKAEAGAGSATEFQFRGGFGRGRGQPPQ is encoded by the coding sequence ATGTTGATGCCTAAGAAGAACCGGATTGCCATTTACGAACTCCTTTTTAAGGAGGGAGTCATGGTGGCCAAGAAGGATGTCCACATGCCTAAGCACCCGGAGCTGGCAGACAAGAATGTACCCAACCTTCATGTCATGAAGGCCATGCAGTCTCTCAAGTCCCGAGGCTACGTGAAGGAACAGTTTGCCTGGAGACATTTCTACTGGTACCTTACCAATGAGGGTATCCAGTACCTCCGTGATTACCTTCATCTGCCCCCGGAGATTGTGCCTGCCACCCTACGCCGTAGCCGtccagagactggcaggcctcggCCTAAAGGTCTGGAGGGTGAGCGACCTGCGAGACTCACAAGAGGGGAAGCTGACAGAGATACCTACAGACGGAGTGCTGTGCCACCTGGTGCTGACAAGAAAGCCGAGGCTGGGGCTGGGTCAGCAACCGAATTCCAGTTTAGAGGCGGATTTGGTCGTGGACGTGGTCAGCCACCTCAGTAA